The following nucleotide sequence is from Mytilus trossulus isolate FHL-02 chromosome 9, PNRI_Mtr1.1.1.hap1, whole genome shotgun sequence.
gtgtataacatatataatcaGATAATATTTAATGACAGACCCATGCGGTCTGCAATCACCGAATTTTTACGAGAGTGGTCACACTCAGGTCACTTGCATATGCGGAAAATATGTCGGTGAATTGCTCCCTtaaaaactcatttttttttttatttgaggtttcatatgactttttaCTGTGTTACAATTTCCCAAAGTATGCTTATCTTTACAGGCCTTAGTCATCGTGCACAAGTGTCTGTTCGTGACCTTTGCAAATACAATAGAGAAGTATATTGTCTTTTCgttaatataaacatttaaaaatttgtctGTTCaggtaataaaaataaagatcacTGTTTCTTTAAAGTAGGTATCTTTCTACTATTTTTGCAAACGATTTTCGTCTCGAGTTTTGTACATGCATTTACGGTCTTCTCGATCTATTCTCGTTCCATGTTTTATTACATCGAGATAAGGTCTGATATTGCTTAGAAACTTAATTTCAAAAGTGCCAAATCTTTAATGCATATCAATcaattcctttattttttttctctggcTTTCTCTAATCGAACTGTACAAATGTACGAACGATTAGCATGTTTCTGAGAGGTAAAACAGGCTGTAAAAATTAATTGAAGTAGGTATTCTAGGGATTTATTCGTGAAGCGTATAGTAATTTCGTACCCTTACCATTGCGTacccttgaaaaaaaaaatcgaaaaaacaTTTCGTACCCTGCAGCTGACCATTTCGTACCTTGACCATTTCGTACCTCAAGGGATATTTATATGTGATACAATTTCGTACCTCATGGAAGATTTGTAGGTATACCATTTCGTACCTCATGAAAGGTTTATATGAAATACCATTTTGTACATCACGGTAGgtttcaatacaaaaaaaaaattaaattacgaTAATACAATTTAAGATGAGAAACATGTAATCTTGAAATGTGCACAATATATGCAAAATCGTGCTGGTTTGAATTTAGCCATACTAATTCTTTTCGTAATAATATTAATAGTATCAGAAACATattatgatactttttttttcctaaaaaaaaatgaataatcaaaataaatgttttttttttaataaaagtgtcATATATTTATTGACTAAATATGTACATATCACCGTATTCAATAGATAGTATAAACTTGTAACCAAAGGCACGCGCCGTACTGGGGTAAAATATTCGGACAAAAAAATCTATTGTCTGTCTGTAATTTCTCAAATTGAAAAGCCATAGCAAGTTCTTTTATGTCACATAAGGTGCAAATACTTATGCAAACACTTTGACTCATGGCTTCCTTTTGTGAGTAAAAAAAAGTCCCTTTTCACTGCATTTCCTGACGAATACAACTATTAATTACTATAAAATAGTTGCAGATAATTATATCTTTGTTAGTTAATTACCCGCTTATTTTAAGAGTTTGATAATTAATTAAGATCAAATCCTGTAAACAAACAAAGTATAATTATAACTAATGAAGTTCCCAAGTGCTGTTTAATCAAACCAATCATCGGTCTTTATAAAAGTTATTACGTCTAGATgcataattttattgaatatgtCATATTCAAAAAAACgttaaaacatgaaaacatcaagttacaaaaatatgaTACGAAATAGCTAACATGTATTAAGTCCATGAGGTACGAAGTGGAAGATGCATTTTGCCCGTAGGGTACGAAATGGATATACTCATGGGTACGAAATGGAAAGTGTTGGGCACGAAATTGCAAATTTAGGTACGAAATGATCAAGGTACGAAATGACTTGCTTCCCTCGTAGCAACATATACAACAGGTTTTACTACAAACGTCTATAGTCTGCTGTGCAGGTCGTTTACTACTTCCTTCCGTCCCTTTATGAGTATATAGTTGTTCCGCATAATTCTTTCTACAGTTTGAATCTAAGGAATTTTTCACTTTGCTGGctgtttgtacatatattgaaGATGTGTATTTGGTCAAGGTTatgatttttattgatatttgctCTTTTGGGAAATAGttgaaatttgtcattttggggtaTAACCTGTTAAATGTTATAGTTATTTAGAAGATAACTGTATTGTGTTTTAAggttggccttcgtaaaacgtaGCTACGTGGAGGTATCTTTGACCTGTGGGTAGAATTTGTATGCATTTTCGTTATTTTGtgtttacttattttgtattatatccCGTCTGAGTgactttgttttatatatgttacagtaaatttgtataatcagtgattatgtagaatccctgaaatTTCAGTGATTATGTAGATTCACTGGCTAGTAGAGGGTTTATATTTAATCACtaaaattttcagggattatgtataATCACTAGAAAAAACATGAGGGATAATACATTACAACTGTAATGgagaaatagttttatttataacatcaaaCATTGCAAATTTGCCCTGATTTTTAATTGGCACGTTTCTTTGCACAACATCTATATCTGAAGGTaaccccccccccaaaaaaaagaattatctcCTCTGAAAAGGAAtatgaaaggaaaaaaatgatcatctgtctataattttttttttttatcaaacaacgAATCCCTAAATTATTGATAATCCctgaaattattacaaaatgtattaattcaatatatttcagtttttgtaatGAGTGGATCAAATACATTGATGTAccaataaaatttcataaatttgaaacgttttaAATCATTACATACCATTATATAGAAccgttcattatttttgttaaaggctATAAACGAAAGCCGTATCAATTATTTCCCCTAcatgatagattgattgggaaatTAACCAAAGTTATCTAATATGAAGAATAGCGAGCAAATCTTAATTCTAGCTTATTTAACGTTAAAACAATGTTCCACtataaacaaatgttattttatacaaatataaggactttCTTAGCTAAATCcacaaattttattatatattatgaatttttattacaatagaTTAACATGCTAATACCGTATTCTATCTCTTCCTACAGGGTTTAATTGGAGTTCGCATcaatacggatttaatgaggtcgagTTTTTCACTatcaagtgaataattcattattaatgtttattatctttatttgacgaaattgaaccattttaactgataaaagcaaattattatttcattttcattaatgattgaataaaaaaatcatacttaagatttttattatatatttcgtAGCTAGTGTCCCTTTAATAATATCAATGCACACGTATCgaaaaattgtataaaagaaaggtaatataatatacaacaaCAAATCAGTTTATACTGATGTGTATCACTacaatataaaagttattaCGGAGAAATTGAGTTATctgtcatttattcatcatccacGCACGAACTTGTCTCAGCAAAACATACATATCTGTACATTAACCTCAGTTTCAGGAAAAGAgatttgtgataatttttcctGAGACAAGTGCTTATGACCATACAAAAGAACTTGTCGTCATCCGGTATTCGGGACTTCAGTACTGTGATTAGGTGTTAGTCAAGGTATGATATTTAACTGTACATGTTTTTCTTTATCTCAAGTTCGATGGTTAAATACGTTCAACTTTGACACCAAACTTAAAATTATCTACTTAGAGagcaaatatcaataaaaatcatAACCTTGACCACATACACATCTTCAATATATGTACAATCAGCCAGCAAAGTGAAAAATTCCTTAGATTCAAACTGTAGAAAGAATTATGCGGAACAACTATATACTCATAATGGGGCGGAAGGGAGTAGTAAACGACCTGTACAGCAGACTATAGACGTTTGTAATAAAACCTGTTTTATATGTTGCTACGAGGGAAGCAAGTCATTTCGTACCTTGACCATTTCGGACCCGAATTTGCAATTTCGTGCCCAACACTTTCCATTTCGTACCCATGATTATATCCATTTTCTACCCTACGGGCAAAATGCATCTACCACTTCGTACCTCATGGACCTAATACATGTTAGCTATTTCGTAtcatatttttgtaacttgatgttatgctattgtttcagaaaaagggagaaggtttggatccattaaaacgtttaatcccgctgcaaatgtttgcacctgtcctaaatcaggattctgatgtacagtagttgtcgtttgtttctgtaatatatacgtgtttctcgtttctcgttttgtttatatagataagaccgttggttttctcgtttgactggttttacactagtagttttggggccctttatagcttgttgttcggtgtgagccaaggctccgtgttgaaggccgtactttaacctataatggtttactttttaaattgttacttggatggagagttgtctccttggcactcacaccacatcttcctatatctaattattcaTTTAGCGGGAAAGGATATTgctaatttctttttttctatttcctaATCCTGTATGAAGTAAGATCATAAAAAAAGAGTCTAGAAGAAGAGAAACACAATTGATTACCATGAGAGCGCATATTACTTTATGTTAAAACGTACAAATATGCTGTAAAATAAGAAACCTGGCATCTTCGTATTGTAAGtttcagatatttaaaaaaaaaatctaagtgaTAGTTTACAAAGTACGACGATTTATCCCTCCTCCTAAGACATGATACTAGTTTACATGTTGGTCATTTTTTAAGTGGTTTTATAAAATTCATACAATTGAAACATTAAATGTGTAACTCACCAAAGTGTTCTATGTGATCTTTGATATCCTGTATTTCCTAGAATTTAAAATACGATCAGTTTTAACTCTTTCATCCTTTCAATAATTAAAGGTGATCAATTTCACATAGCAgtcatttctttaaaacattgctttttttttttaatatatattgcaaTTTATGTACAGATATGAAACATCAATGACATAATCCTATATTTTGTCGATGCTCGTTACTTATaatttggcattgcacaatgtCATGCGTGTCTTAAACTTTAAACTTATAaagtttttaacaataaattcgTTGAATGTTATTGATTCTTTGATTGTTGTACGCTATATTGTTGATAATTCCACCAAAGTGCGATGGTGGTAATGATGAAGTTCGCCGGTCTAAATTTGCCATGATTTTCATGTCGACGTAGATGTCAAGTTGTTCGTTAGTAACAGCTTTCCAGGTTTTCAACTTGATAAGGGGCGTATAAACTTTTAATAATACGGAAAACGGGAGGATTGGGAGATAGGGGTAGGTAATCTTCTTCAGcggtatttttttatcaatatcttCAAAAGGTTTtgtttctacctcaggcatagattacctttgctgtatttggcataactttttagGAAATGTGGTCCTTAACGCTCTTCAACttcctactttatttggccttttacctttttgaattcgagcgtcactggtaagtcttttgtagactaaacgcgggtctggcgtatatacaaaatttagtcctggtatctaagatgagtttatttaaacgTATGATTGAGCTAGCGTGACATTCTCAAAATAAATATGGGTCCACATACAGACTCTTATCTTTATATTATTTCGGTAAACGGGGAACTCATGAAAGAAACAACTTATAGTTGAAAGCTAATacagaattattttataaaaggtCGTCTGCACCTTTACAAATACGCTGTTTCGATACTTTTAAATCATCTTGCTACTGTCTCGTATAGGTGACATTTGACCTTCATAAAGTCATTGTGTAATATGACAAGACGTAAATTATCTGTGGTTAAACGTTAGCTACAATTGACATGTCAAATGCCGGTAGGAGTATTATGAGCATCGGTAACCATTTCAATGTTAATCACACCGTCATTGTCAGACTTTGACAATGGCATGTTGACACATGAACTGTACATGATAGACTTAGATCAAGAAGATTCCGTTTAACTTCCTCTGGTGAGGTCAGACTGCTTATTTGTGTATTAAGAGTAGTCAATTCACTACTGTTCCGCGGCTAATTTAAGACACCTCTGGTCTCCAGGTGGTCGCATTAGCGTTCGCACATTGATCCGTCGGCTTCATAGAGGCAACTTTAGAGCACGTCGTGTTGTCAAGTGACATGCCCTAAAGTCAGGCACCGTATAATCAGGTTTCAATATGCTTATGACCATTTCCGCTGGAACACGAGAAGCTAGCAAAATTTTCATTGATCAGATTAAAGTCAGTTTCTGTTTCGAACAGTAGACGACAAAATACGGGTTTTGCGGGGAAATAAAACTGCCAATGACCAAACCAACATTTGCCCAACGACTGCGTATAGTGCTGGTGGGGTTTAGCATAAGGTTGTTTCATAAACTGTTGTAAGCTCGGTATGCATATTCTGCAGGGTAACATAAACGCACAAACATTCATGGATTTGATGCGTCGAAACATTGTAGGGCCTCATTTTGATAATCATTCAATTGCGTCAAGACTCTTGTAGATGGACGATAACGCTAAACCACACATGTCAAAAATAGTAACCGAGTACAAATAGCAACATGCCATTTACACTATCTTTTGGCCTTCTACATGTTCTAGTCTCCAGGCATGAACCCTCTCGAACATGTCTTGGATGCCATTGGCAGAAATCGCAATTGCAAAGAATGCATAGAACCTAAATAAGTGATCAAACTTAAGTTTATGGTTTGTTTAAAGTATATATTAGCAAAATTGCTACATGAATGTTTTctctttttccaaaaataactgaattgttttttaatgatttttttcttcgaCGCAATAGAAAAaggtggtgcttaacttttaGCGGACTGTATACtcttttaaagatatttgtacgtctgtagttttttttttactatgtgTCAAATAGAGCATCGCACATCAGCGTACGGAGCATCATTCTTCAGCGCCCCCATCGCTCCTCCATGTCCTACTTATATATGCGTCTTAAAATTTGCAATTATGTTGAAATATATCATGATgatttgtttacgttttttaGTATGAATGTCGAGTAATTTTATATACGACGATATTTTTATACGCCCGggcaatatctcaaaaacactttctccaatttccatgaaacttaagtgaattttttatatctattgacgtaagctccctttcgtttttttttaatttcagattttatgttttggatttatggggctttattcataaaaaaggggggattttcaacacttcggacaataactcaaaaaggctttctcCAATGTCCATGacactttggtgaattgtttgtATCTATTGACGTAAACTCCCTTtcgttttcttttaatttcagatttaaagttttggatttatggggctttattcatgaaaaggggggattttcaacacttcagacaataactcaaaaaggctttcaccaatgtccatgaaactttggtgaattgtttatatctattgacgtaagctccctttcatttttttttttaatttcagattttaagtttttgatttatggggctttattcataaaaaaaggggggtttttaacacttcggacaataactcaaaaaggctttcaccaatgtccatgaaactttggtgaattgtttatatctattgatgtaagctccctttcattttttataaatttcagattttaagttttggatttatggggctttattcataaaaaaagggggatttttaacacttcggacaataactcaaaaaggctttcaccaatgtccatgaaactttggtgaattgtttatatctattgatgtaacaaataatacttaataaaatctgatgaaaacataaaatttgtaaaatctttaGTTCAATTTAAAACGGTAAAATTCTTGTAAAAATAGTTTCCATGAATGTCATACGTTTGTACTGTTATTGAATGGTTGCAAGGATGAAAGCACATTAGCAGTCCCTGAGATACTAACTGTACCCTGAGGcatatatcattttatgataacatttttaCTATCTAAGCTatgggtaaaatcaaatacTGTTTTTGCATATAGGATGTTTTACTCTTGTTAAAATTGGATACTTTAGCATCGCAGCTTTTTTATAGTGTTAGCTTTCGGTGGAAGGGTTGAGCGCAatagaaaatgttataaaacataaCTAGTCTACAATAGTACATAATAAGTGAACAAGTGACAACATAAAAGTTGTAACATGTGACTAAATATTCCTTAAATGTTAAAGGGtgtcattttatgaaaaaataaggaaatcaaGTCTcctaaacatttatcaatatgatCATCTTGTGAATATTCTAAACAATAAAAAGGTTCAATCAATATACCCCAAGAAAATTACCTTTCTTTCAAACTActataaaatttggaaatcagcCATAGAATTACTAAAACCTATATCATATATCACTTTCCTTATTTTGCATTGAAGACTTCTATGTTATATACCAAtgttaattatatttgttttttatgctaCATATTGAAAAACTGAACTAGGTTTAATCATCAGTGTCTTCTTCACTGTTATCACTGTCCTCGTCATCAGAAAAATACTCATTTTCATTCTCAGAAGAGGCCTCCTCATCATCAATGAAATCCTCATCTCCATCATCAATGTTATCTTTATCTTCATCATCAATGAAATCCTTACTTTCATCACCTACTTCCTCATTTAGATCATAACTTTCAGTAGAGTCACTTTCACCATCTTCACTTTCTCTGTTATCTTCTTGCTGCTCCTCATTGTCATTGTAGtcttttttgccatttttatacTCCCGTCGTCTTccagacgggacgtattatggtacaCCGTTGTCCTTCCGTCTGTCCGTCAGtggtccacacttcggacataACTCACATAAGCTCCCtttccattttataaatataaaaggtagTCAGAAAGTGTGTTGTGAACAAGATAGAATGTATGGATGAACAATTAAGACAACAAACTTAGTTAAATTTGAGGTAGCCTTAAAAGTGCCAATTTTTTTgggcatttttatttattatttgggggggggggtatttgacagggctcacactatttcaagttgatcatataaattcattaaaagacaagttaaaagagcaacaggcgtatcatgcgctaaagcacagccctttattaattatttgcacaatatggtttatatatgatttgtttatattacaACACAGATTTGTTCTGAAATGCATGGGTGTAGCGAGATCAATTGTTTAAACAAGTATTTCAATTACATagtattgattatttttaaaagatattatgcACAATACCTAGAACTCTAACACTGGTTCCTTTGAAAAATGATAActcattttataataaattgtctGTACAAAATGAATCCGGTAAGCCAATgattttgaacatgtttaatttttagaCTGCCACAGTATAAATGGAATACTTCTTGTTCATATCTGTTAACATATCAATAATAACCTGTATTAACTAtcttttttccaaaacaaacaaattacatCAGCATAATTGTATAGTTGTATTGGTCTATCTGACtaatataattttgaacatACCTTTTCTACACTGCTTTGTTGGCGAATTTCCTCTAATTGTCCACTTAGATACTTGCTACAGGACACTGTATCTAACGATCTGCAGTAGGAATCAGTAAGCCTTTGTTTCATACTTAAAACATCAGAGGGTTTACAAAATGAATAGATGTCTAAAATGGCTTTTTCTATTTCCGCCTTTTGCTGTTGAAATAGTCCTTCGGAAATTCGAGTTTCACTTGCATGTCCATAATAATTGCGATAAtataaaatcgtgttgacaGCTTGTTCAACGGGTGCTACTTTCCAAAGTGTTCCAAAATTTGTGAGAAAACAACGCAGTAGCGTCACATCGAATCTTTCTGTTGTAAGATTACAGTGGGCTCTGCAACAGCAGAAATCCGAAACGTTTTGTGTGTTATGACATGGTAACCGCGAACTATTTCTGTCCAATATAATTCCAAGCTGGCTTTCACTCAAAACTCTATTAGTTGGAACAAATGCTCTCCATTCATGTACACACTGACAacacttctttttattaaaacacaaatgGTAAATCGTATGCTGATTGCTATTAACAAAGTGTTCTAAAGACATGTGTTTGCTTGAAAATTCTTGTTTAAGGAGACAAGCTAATGCTTCTTTTCCATAATTAGCAATAACGActaaatttcttaaataattttcttGCTCTTTTTCATCCatttctaaaaatgaaataaaaatcaatatttgaatatatcaaattttttttcttcaaatattgaAAGTTATATGAATCGTACATCGGAGTTTGAATTGTCAAGAACCTCTtattcagtgtttgtcgtttgttactTTATATtcaagtgccagtctttgtaagaatcaggcaatttaggtaagAATCAAAAcataatctgaaaaaaaaactaatataatCATGCTTtttaatactaaccatcatcctgagttaaaaataATTGGTCTTTCGTTATTGTGTGTTTGGTAATATCAAATTacttggttagaaaattggttagaatgatagcaaattacagagttatctccccttttttgttaatttcaaccaaattgtatcttctattaccagaacagaaaacggaaataaatgttatttttgtgcataactacattttataaactgaaatcaatgtcaaattgggtaggttttttttgtcatgttttcaccactgcctgattcttaggcagactggcacttatTGTTTCGTTTATTGTTACATTCATCAGGCTTTTTGTTCACATTTGTAACTTTGCAGTCTTTTATAGCTGTCTATGTGAtatgtgttttgctcattgttgaagatctTTTTGTTTGTCTATAGTTTTTTATCTTCTACGTCATTTATGTCTCTGATGACGGGTTGTCTCATGGAAACCATAAGAAATCTCCTTACTTTATATAAACGAGGGAGACGGAATTTTCGTTGCTTCGACGAATGAAagacacatattttttaagatgATCAACAAGGTGTTTAAAAGATATATTCTCAACTCTGATTTGAGAAGCTCATTATGCAAGAGAATCACAATAAGCAGGGTCTCGTTTACAAGAAAACACAGAAATGAATCAGAAACGGGAAAAACGTATTGAATTAGAGATGTATTATCTGCTAGAACAAGATAAACAAACATGGTTAGTGCAAGAGGATCATAACATTGTGTTAAAACTACTCTGACCTTTGTTCTTTTAACTTTGTTTCGCCCCTTTACAATATAATCTTTAAATGCATTGACCATTCATTTCGATGTCCTAGATCCATTTGAGCATGAAAAATATCCTTGCCTAAATCTCATATGATTGTCACAAAAGGCCTAGGACTGAAgaaaattagatattttttagTAATCATATCCAGCATTAGACGATAACAATTGTTATGTTGTGATAAACTTTATCTGAATGACGGCATAGTAATTTATCTTTAGAAATGACAAGCGTACAaagtttataatatttatagtttaaaaCATCTATTTTTCAAGTAAGGCGAAGGATTGAAGATACattgtttacttattttgtatGTCACAAACGTAATGCTGAAAGTTTATACGgcaattaatttgaattttgcCGATGGAATgttttttcagataaaatttttaaactttctttaaaaggtaattttttaaatgtttacggATTTTGAACGAAAACTTTCTCCTTTTCagtgttttattatttcctgAGAGTTCAAAGAAGGTAATATACATAAATGCACAtgtttctttaaaacaaaaaatgaaagaactgCACATATGACAGTgattctttaaaacaaaaaataaaaaagaactgcACATATGACAGTGACTCTTTAAAATGCCGTAGATTCAAATACGGTAATTCTATTAAATTTCCCGATAAGCGTTCTTGTAAACCACATTAGACTActagtataaagtaaaatcacaaaaatactgaacttagagaaaAATCAATTTGGCAAGTCCATAATCACgaggcaaaatcaaataacataacgcatcaaaaacgaatgggcaagatctgtcatattcctgacttggtacatgcattttcaaatgtaaaaaatggtggattaaaatctggttttatagcgctaaccctctcactttgatgccAGTCTCATcgaattccgttatatttacattgattcgttaactaaacagacacaatgaataaaatagtcaaaatatgggtacatcagtcatcatcgtataacaattttaaaggaacaatttaacagaacacaaaaacatctagctacaaacacattcattgatttgtaaGTTGATATAATATCAATTGGCGCATAGTCAAAGTAGAGGCTCCTAATATTCTGTTCACTTGGATTTAGTTTTTCCAACTTTCAAATAAGTACGGTTCTCCTAAgaatcaaataaactcatcatagatacaaggattgaAAGTTTATATGTCCAcaagacgcgcgtttagtctacaaaagacttatcagtgacacctcgaacaaaaaatgttaaaaggccaaataaagtacgaagctGAAAAGCAATGAGGACCAAAAACTCCTAAACCTTTTGACAAGTACAgctgaggtaatctattcctttGGTAGAAAACGTTAGTATTCAAAAAGTtctaagttttgttaacagttaatttgtaattatgaacaaaaattaataactcATGTCAACGCAGGAcagctgactactgggctggtgatacactcggggaattaaaactccaccagcagtggcagtAATACCACATATCCCGATTTTTTTCATCCTCTAAATGCCAACGTAAAACTTGTGTTTTTGACAGTGATATAAATATGCCTATATCATGTAGTGGTTTAACGTCAAATATTTGTGAGCGTTAAACCTTCCACCCTAAGTTGCAACATTGGTGTTACAGCACCAAATATGAACcaactataaaaaatagtaGAAAAGGGCTTGACTCATCAGAAcaacatctaacaaaaacacagactgGAAGTGGCAGAATGTGTATACGTTCCTAACAAAAATTACAGATTTGAaggtactcgcagttactgatagttagttaaaaaattatcaattgatgaaactaaagttttttttataatatggtAAGTGTAATATGGTTAGAATAGTCTATGCATGCATGTATATAGCAACGTGATGTAcaagttaattattttgtttatctctAAATATGATAGTGTGTGTTTACAATTCTGCATTCATCatcaacaaaatcaatataatcCTTAAGAATGTTAAGGAATGCATTGTGTCACAAGCTGATCATAGAAAGAGATAATTATAAAAACTCTCAAGTTTAATGAAAGGGAAAATGACTGGTCGAGTATGATTAATTGGTAGAGTATTTGTTCACGCATTGTTTTAGAACTTGTTGAgttaaatacagataaaaatgGAGTCTTTTTCGGACAGGTTGAGTACAAATCAGTAGAGTCAAGTATGGTGAAGACTTGGTTGAgagatattcaaataaattcagCTTATTCAGAATTGCTAAGTAAGGATCAGAACAATCCAAAACAAATACTGCGTATTTAAGAATGTTACTAGTTCGTAGTGAT
It contains:
- the LOC134684750 gene encoding uncharacterized protein LOC134684750 produces the protein MDEKEQENYLRNLVVIANYGKEALACLLKQEFSSKHMSLEHFVNSNQHTIYHLCFNKKKCCQCVHEWRAFVPTNRVLSESQLGIILDRNSSRLPCHNTQNVSDFCCCRAHCNLTTERFDVTLLRCFLTNFGTLWKVAPVEQAVNTILYYRNYYGHASETRISEGLFQQQKAEIEKAILDIYSFCKPSDVLSMKQRLTDSYCRSLDTVSCSKYLSGQLEEIRQQSSVEKEIQDIKDHIEHFGELHI